One stretch of Candidatus Aramenus sp. CH1 DNA includes these proteins:
- a CDS encoding cytosine permease: MDKTHMKLIDLFKPGGVYWYKEGINVKALVSTIIGGLFSLVSVAIPSLSLVYDYGWYFAILVSMVTFLVISRQEKER, from the coding sequence ATGGATAAGACGCACATGAAGCTGATCGACTTGTTTAAGCCAGGAGGGGTGTACTGGTACAAAGAAGGTATAAACGTAAAGGCGTTGGTATCCACCATAATTGGAGGTCTATTTTCGTTAGTAAGTGTTGCAATCCCTTCGTTATCGTTGGTATATGACTACGGATGGTATTTTGCGATATTAGTAAGCATGGTGACATTCTTGGTAATAAGCAGGCAAGAAAAAGAAAGGTGA
- a CDS encoding SRPBCC family protein — protein sequence MEEVTRLIEVRTDVDEVMKFLENPYNLLKYVPHFKELRKLKEDEWELTVSWVFTVSLVVTREIRKNEVVYYVKKSLGPLKLDSSLKFSLKPVGHETFVELTWKYEGPFEALAKKVAEELYVDGVERFKREVERARVAEEARREVKGKGGGKKMKERKLDRFTLELSAVTGEPLVVNREELDELVLMVLELSFSMPLRLTLDDGTHVVELRIDEGGIVQRVGEMDSLQGEIKVKVMKDVR from the coding sequence GTGGAGGAAGTTACACGCCTTATTGAGGTAAGGACAGACGTTGACGAGGTCATGAAGTTCTTGGAAAATCCCTATAACTTGTTGAAGTACGTCCCCCACTTCAAGGAGTTGAGGAAGCTTAAGGAGGACGAGTGGGAGCTCACCGTCTCCTGGGTCTTTACGGTAAGCCTCGTGGTGACGAGGGAGATACGCAAAAACGAGGTGGTCTACTACGTCAAGAAGTCCCTCGGCCCCCTAAAGTTGGACTCAAGCCTGAAGTTCTCCCTGAAACCAGTAGGTCACGAGACGTTCGTAGAGCTAACTTGGAAGTACGAGGGGCCCTTTGAGGCTTTGGCAAAAAAGGTCGCAGAGGAATTGTACGTAGATGGGGTTGAGAGGTTCAAGCGGGAAGTGGAGAGGGCGAGGGTGGCCGAGGAGGCGAGGAGGGAAGTAAAAGGGAAGGGAGGAGGGAAAAAGATGAAGGAGAGAAAGTTGGACAGGTTTACCCTCGAGCTTTCAGCGGTGACCGGCGAGCCCCTTGTGGTAAATAGGGAGGAGCTGGACGAGCTCGTGCTCATGGTCCTCGAACTCAGCTTTTCGATGCCTCTCCGACTTACTTTGGACGACGGTACACACGTGGTGGAACTTAGGATAGATGAAGGGGGAATAGTGCAAAGAGTAGGGGAAATGGACTCGCTGCAAGGGGAGATAAAGGTCAAGGTTATGAAGGACGTCAGGTAA